In Papaver somniferum cultivar HN1 unplaced genomic scaffold, ASM357369v1 unplaced-scaffold_135, whole genome shotgun sequence, one DNA window encodes the following:
- the LOC113334079 gene encoding BTB/POZ domain-containing protein At2g24240-like: MAEQSACMKQFFEDILEQCILNLSIHFCRKEGPESAASEQSTFNYSYFRIPGHLRTLFEILYTIYIYIYLYVCVCPALKTKPQLELNMTAEKVRFNVRGKIFETTASTLAAARRDSMFGAMFGDEWKLQPKGDEKEYFIDRDPDCFSVLLNLLGTGKLHVPCHIPEKLLYMEAHYYGLLDHVRTAKWGEFDSNRLRLTGSVSGQAPRDCSAIRASPDGGCAVAHGGDVRVYDWMLEEHPPLNLEYQSVNDIGWMDSDNIVMAVSQNLDRPGVGGMGVFSALTGELRQRFQLSDGEDQVKGFAAGALCFNTDSNKVLASCRDITSNQGIGVWDQETGKQTDFFDFGLGSDEKIQWFNGRNCLLVYSDINYKRRINLLDFRDKKSVVWSWPDDTKTCHSDTHIHDAIPMEEGNSICVVDPYRTLGFLDLRDTTKSVRWNLYRGKDTAQRGYSKLTLHGGQIFYSVGDRISVYYYDGLDQWVLTSNLERSQGGSIRDFSIGGDRLFALHSEKNVFDVWETPSAPII, translated from the exons ATGGCCGAACAGTCAGCATGTATGAAACAGTTTTTTGAAGATATATTGGAGCAAT GCATTTTGAATTTGAGCATTCATTTTTGTCGAAAGGAAGGGCCTGAATCTGCAGCATCTGAACAGAGTACATTT AACTACTCTTATTTCAGAATTCCTGGTCATCTAAGAACTCTATTTGAGATTttgtatactatatatatatatatatatttgtatgtGTGTGTGTGCCCGGCACTGAAAACAAAACCCCAACTGGAATTAAACATGACGGCCGAGAAGGTGAGATTTAACGTTCGAGGCAAAATCTTTGAAACAACCGCATCAACTCTAGCAGCTGCACGCCGAGATTCAATGTTTGGAGCTATGTTCGGTGATGAATGGAAGCTTCAACCAAAAGGAGATGAAAAAGAATACTTCATTGATCGTGACCCAGATTGCTTTTCTGTGCTTCTTAATCTCTTAGGGACTGGTAAGCTTCATGTGCCTTGTCACATACCTGAAAAATTACTCTATATGGAGGCTCATTATTACGGCCTTCTTGATCATGTTAGAACTGCAAAGTGGGGTGAGTTTGATAGTAACAGGTTAAGATTAACGGGTAGCGTTAGTGGTCAGGCTCCTCGTGATTGCAGTGCGATCAGAGCAAGTCCTGATGGAGGTTGTGCTGTTGCTCATGGTGGCGATGTTCGTGTATATGACTGGATGCTCGAAGAACATCCACCGCTAAATCTTGAATATCAAAGTGTTAATGATATTGGGTGGATGGATTCAGATAATATAGTGATGGCTGTTAGCCAAAACTTGGACAGGCCGGGAGTCGGAGGAATGGGCGTTTTCAGTGCTTTGACAGGGGAACTGAGGCAAAGGTTTCAGTTGAGCGATGGAGAAGATCAGGTCAAAGGCTTCGCTGCTGGAGCTTTATGTTTTAACACTGATAGTAACAAAGTACTTGCTAGTTGTAGAGATATTACAAGTAATCAAGGAATCGGGGTGTGGGATCAAGAAACTGGAAAACAAACTGATTTTTTTGATTTCGGTCTCGGCAGTGATGAAAAGATTCAATGGTTTAATGGACGTAATTGTTTACTTGTCTACAGTGACATCAATTATAAACGTCGTATCAATCTTTTAGATTTTAGAGACAAAAAAAGTGTGGTTTGGTCCTGGCCTGATGATACTAAAACTTGTCATTCTGATACTCATATTCATGATGCAATTCCGATGGAAGAAGGTAATAGCATTTGTGTGGTTGATCCGTATAGAACTTTGGGatttttagatttgagagatacCACAAAAAGCGTCAGATGGAATTTGTATCGTGGGAAAGACACCGCTCAACGTGGTTATTCCAAGTTAACACTGCATGGAGGACAGATTTTTTATTCGGTGGGTGATAGGATATCTGTATATTATTATGATGGTCTTGATCAATGGGTTTTAACATCTAATCTTGAAAGAAGTCAAGGTGGTTCAATTCGGGACTTCTCAATAGGTGGTGATCGGCTTTTTGCTCTTCATAGTGAGAAGAATGTGTTCGACGTGTGGGAGACTCCATCTGCCCCGATTATTTGA
- the LOC113334132 gene encoding uncharacterized protein LOC113334132 isoform X3, producing MAYYNKKLIHEHIKFDSDSLFCDSVLLVLAKPSKMLLLDTVCFKWILFVSSYLCFNFTCSVFDRGRATELIESVYELDLGVGYQSKFQFIYSIVCILAHNGDSSVGAIQEEEIKKNLRSTTDALHSLYFVQHKTFHCQHWLCVGYGTM from the exons ATGGCTTACTACAATAAAAAACTTATTCATGAGCATATTAAGTTCGATTCAGATTCATTGTTTTGTGATTCAGTTTTATTAGTGTTGGCTAAACCGAGTAAAATGCTTCTACTGGATACTGtgtgtttcaaatggatattgtTTGTTTCTTCTTACCTTTGTTTCAACTTTACTTGTAGCGTATTTGATCGTGGACGAGCAACTGAACTTATTGAAAG TGTTTATGAGCTGGATTTAGGAGTTGGGTACCAGTCAAAATTCCAGTTTATATACTCGATTGTGTGTATATTGGCTCACAATGGTGATAGTAGTGTTGGCG ctattcaagaagaagaaataaagaaaaatctccgttCTACCACAGATGCTCTTCATTCCTTGTATTTTGTTCAGCACAAAACTTTTCACTGCCAGCATTGGCTGTGTGTGGGGTATGGAACAATGTGA
- the LOC113334132 gene encoding uncharacterized protein LOC113334132 isoform X2 yields MAYYNKKLIHEHIKFDSDSLFCDSVLLVLAKPSKMLLLDTVCFKWILFVSSYLCFNFTCSVFDRGRATELIERYSCFNGDYEGYFDTVTSCRFVSIGSILMDDATVNSVYELDLGVGYQSKFQFIYSIVCILAHNGDSSVGAIQEEEIKKNLRSTTDALHSLYFVQHKTFHCQHWLCVGYGTM; encoded by the exons ATGGCTTACTACAATAAAAAACTTATTCATGAGCATATTAAGTTCGATTCAGATTCATTGTTTTGTGATTCAGTTTTATTAGTGTTGGCTAAACCGAGTAAAATGCTTCTACTGGATACTGtgtgtttcaaatggatattgtTTGTTTCTTCTTACCTTTGTTTCAACTTTACTTGTAGCGTATTTGATCGTGGACGAGCAACTGAACTTATTGAAAGGTATTCTTGTTTTAATGGTGATTATGAAGGCTACTTTGATACAGTTACTTCTTGCCGGTTTGTTTCTATTGGGTCAATTTTAATGGATGATGCTACTGTGAATAGTGTTTATGAGCTGGATTTAGGAGTTGGGTACCAGTCAAAATTCCAGTTTATATACTCGATTGTGTGTATATTGGCTCACAATGGTGATAGTAGTGTTGGCG ctattcaagaagaagaaataaagaaaaatctccgttCTACCACAGATGCTCTTCATTCCTTGTATTTTGTTCAGCACAAAACTTTTCACTGCCAGCATTGGCTGTGTGTGGGGTATGGAACAATGTGA
- the LOC113334132 gene encoding uncharacterized protein LOC113334132 isoform X1: protein MAYYNKKLIHEHIKFDSDSLFCDSVLLVLAKPSKMLLLDTVCFKWILFVSSYLCFNFTCSVFDRGRATELIESVYELDLGVGYQSKFQFIYSIVCILAHNGDSSVGGKLLQKMPYPDSVIESIVTLQLTAVERFRKIHNLFNQVPNKMPAAIQEEEIKKNLRSTTDALHSLYFVQHKTFHCQHWLCVGYGTM from the exons ATGGCTTACTACAATAAAAAACTTATTCATGAGCATATTAAGTTCGATTCAGATTCATTGTTTTGTGATTCAGTTTTATTAGTGTTGGCTAAACCGAGTAAAATGCTTCTACTGGATACTGtgtgtttcaaatggatattgtTTGTTTCTTCTTACCTTTGTTTCAACTTTACTTGTAGCGTATTTGATCGTGGACGAGCAACTGAACTTATTGAAAG TGTTTATGAGCTGGATTTAGGAGTTGGGTACCAGTCAAAATTCCAGTTTATATACTCGATTGTGTGTATATTGGCTCACAATGGTGATAGTAGTGTTGGCGGTAAGCTACTTCAGAAAATGCCATATCCAGATAGTGTAATTGAAAGTATAGTGACACTACAGTTGACAGCAGTGGAGAGATTTAGGAAGATACATAATTTGTTTAATCAAGTGCCTAATAAAATGCCTGCAGctattcaagaagaagaaataaagaaaaatctccgttCTACCACAGATGCTCTTCATTCCTTGTATTTTGTTCAGCACAAAACTTTTCACTGCCAGCATTGGCTGTGTGTGGGGTATGGAACAATGTGA